From Timaviella obliquedivisa GSE-PSE-MK23-08B:
TGCAACAATAGGACGGGAAGTACCCATATAATCCCAAAGCTTAGTAGGGCAGGCATTGAGATTAAAATTGCAGTCGGAATAAAGCATCAACAAAACATCAAATGACTGGAGGTATTCACCTAAACGGTTATGTTCCACGGTTCCAATAAAATGAACGTTGGGAAGTTTTCGCACTCGTTCAACTTCCTTCCACCATTGGGTAGAGCCTTCGTTGGGTTCTGGTGCTTTTCCACCCAACAGGAACGTAACCTCCGGGGTACATTCTGCAACTTGTGCAAGGTAGTAGAAGTCAAATCGGTAGTTTAGTGTGCCAATATAGCCAGCGATCGGTCGAGGATAGGAGTTTAGCTCTGAAGGCAGTGACTGAGTCTGGACTAGGGGTTGCTCAACCATAAAATCGGGGGAGCAACCATGGGGGATATGAATAATGCGATTAGTTTGACTGGGGCAGACTTGTTGCAAATGTTGGGCACGATGGTGGGCAACACAAAGCGTCAGGTCAGCTTGAGCTATAGCTTGTAATTCTACCTGTACTGTTTGTGTTTCACGCTTTGCCCAGTAATCTCGATAGTCATCAATACTGTAGTAAACTGATGGCGATCTGAGAGCTTTTGCTAATGACGTGTAATAGGGAAAGTTGAAGATGAAGACTAGCGGATTTCCCCCTTGAAATTGTCGAATATGATGAATCAAAAATCTTTGTGTTAATAACCAGTAGTGAAACAGCCAACCTGGAGGACAGCAAATACGTTGCTCCCAAACACCTGATGAAATAGGCTGTGGTTTCCAATCGGTACTATAGTGCCCATAGCGTTGCTTAAATGCGCGAAAATCTACTGGACGTAGAAGTAGAACATCAGCAAAGTCATGACAGGCAGAAAAGAGTTGCTCTGTCCAATAGAAGTTTGCATCTAGAACAACAAGTTTTGGTTTCATTTAATACAAACCCTTGTCATACATAAATTTTGTCAATTGCGCTTAGAGCTTGGGCTGTTTTTTTTGACTTGCTGAGAGACATATTGCAGCCTTGCTAAAATTTTGCAAAAGAAATATTTGACTTCAAAAAGCGATCGCTCCCAAGTCGGAATTTGCTGCTGATACTGCTTCATCAATTGCTGTATACGCAAGGCATTATGTCCGTTAGCACAATCAATAAAAGTTTTTGTGCCTGAAATTAAGCGATAATTTCCCCAAACTTGATCAACATATTCTAAGTGGGCGACTTGAACCGCTCGGAATAAAAAATCAACGTCCATTGAATAATGGTCATCTACTAGGTAACAGCCGATTTTCTCGTGCAAAGATCGATGATAAAAATAAGCCGAAGGGTTAAGCGGGAAGGGGTTAATATTTTGCCCAAGCAATAAATCAGTAAGCTTCAAATGTTTGGGGCGGTTGATGCCCATTAACTGTTCTGCATCGTCCCAGACATGACAGTTTCCCACAAGTAGCGTAGGTTCGGGTAAGGTTTGGAATAGCTTTAGAACCTGATTTAAGACATTT
This genomic window contains:
- a CDS encoding glycosyltransferase, producing MISVITPVYNGDRFIESCIHVVLDQACLDIEHLIIDGGSSDRTVEIIQRYAAQYSHIRWISEKDQGQSDAMNKGINLAKGEIIAMLNVDDYYEPNVLNQVLKLFQTLPEPTLLVGNCHVWDDAEQLMGINRPKHLKLTDLLLGQNINPFPLNPSAYFYHRSLHEKIGCYLVDDHYSMDVDFLFRAVQVAHLEYVDQVWGNYRLISGTKTFIDCANGHNALRIQQLMKQYQQQIPTWERSLFEVKYFFCKILARLQYVSQQVKKNSPSSKRN
- a CDS encoding glycosyltransferase; the encoded protein is MKPKLVVLDANFYWTEQLFSACHDFADVLLLRPVDFRAFKQRYGHYSTDWKPQPISSGVWEQRICCPPGWLFHYWLLTQRFLIHHIRQFQGGNPLVFIFNFPYYTSLAKALRSPSVYYSIDDYRDYWAKRETQTVQVELQAIAQADLTLCVAHHRAQHLQQVCPSQTNRIIHIPHGCSPDFMVEQPLVQTQSLPSELNSYPRPIAGYIGTLNYRFDFYYLAQVAECTPEVTFLLGGKAPEPNEGSTQWWKEVERVRKLPNVHFIGTVEHNRLGEYLQSFDVLLMLYSDCNFNLNACPTKLWDYMGTSRPIVANNVVPEVNRWSDVLLIAQDPTDYSEKIRFALNNPTWNSKSRLEIAKANTWEQQAEKLYQILESNGWLSPQIL